The Acinetobacter defluvii genome includes a region encoding these proteins:
- a CDS encoding ComEA family DNA-binding protein, whose translation MSIQGHAEKFDQRYLQWKAQQQAQDARLKGNDPNYYLGKPTLEPNAKQTVTMGTTSSSTAKVNVNTADLQQLQQLNGVGAKKAQAILEYRQQNGKFKNIEDLKNVKGIGPKMLEKNRAMIIL comes from the coding sequence ATGTCGATTCAAGGACATGCTGAAAAATTTGATCAACGTTATCTACAATGGAAAGCGCAACAACAAGCTCAAGACGCTCGTTTAAAAGGTAATGACCCAAATTATTATTTAGGTAAACCCACACTAGAGCCTAACGCTAAGCAAACAGTTACAATGGGTACTACAAGCTCATCTACTGCAAAGGTTAATGTTAATACAGCAGATCTGCAACAATTACAGCAACTTAATGGTGTTGGTGCAAAAAAAGCCCAAGCGATTTTGGAGTATCGGCAACAAAATGGAAAGTTTAAAAATATCGAAGATCTAAAAAATGTCAAAGGTATTGGTCCAAAAATGTTAGAAAAGAATCGGGCAATGATTATTTTATAG